The following are encoded together in the Apis mellifera strain DH4 linkage group LG4, Amel_HAv3.1, whole genome shotgun sequence genome:
- the LOC408793 gene encoding histone acetyltransferase KAT7 isoform X2: MTPKWKTTSSESTTTTSSGSSSSSSSSSGSESSSSDSENSSSSANSQKISDTERTKKKTTFPPNRHGKSKVDTVAAPSVENKNKDRVPPKNRSVVYSSESEGSPSKVKGTTKRKPPTKPKATATVAPVVKQQRLPAKSVATTGQQKNVPNPKTIANKPNKPCASTSTNGKGPEKSIKTISEPVQKKLKKKSIFSPENSSESDSGIPTKANSVKPINSSTKYTKNQQSKPKPNDAKQKAVAPNRSSLLTKSAQSQKSDSSASSKSCSAGSGSSASTDSSTDSESSESVTSPQPQTKKKDTQPSTTISATTNVPPKRPSAAVAPVKPQKCTKRQNTIKSEDEADASASEKEMDEPGETGTSKASIKGKRKLQTRKGSKLLQLQAKAASDSESDTAESKRSTSKSPVKRAGPSTAARHSSAANRIPQNSGTSNATTGRSGQGNYGRTRVNKERECPLAPTCDSRGHLSGKLDSHFTLEACPLYHNTTPQACAEFYKERKKREEDRKKAIACLAKKSPKGLHQTTEQRNYQLKVREMRNKWKGNTGDGNESDSSCELQGNEKDRQPRLTNLTPDYDLKLFMEAQAIASEKIEKELKELDYDGEGRNSGGTRVIEMGKWEMEVWYQSPYPEEFSRAPKLYLCEYCLRYAKSRQVLRRHREKCLWRHPPGHEVYRKDKIGVWEVDGKRYKQYCQNLCLLAKFFLDHKTLYYDVEPFLFYVMTIGDSEGCHTVGYFSKEKNSFLNYNVSCILTLPPYQRQGYGRLLIDFSYLLTRVEKKIGSPEKPLSDLGLISYRSYWKDVLLQYLCNFGGKELSVKDISKEMAIDSYDIVSTLQALGMMKYWKGKHIILKKQDVIDDYKERVKRRGPVYKEIDPECLKWNPFQPPKTPSASN; this comes from the exons ATGACTCCAAAATGGAag aCCACTAGTTCAGAATCTACCACAACAACTAGTTCTGGTTCTTCATCAAGTAGTTCTTCAAGTTCAGGCAGTGAATCTAGTTCATCTGATTCTGAAAATTCTAGCAGTTCTGCTAATAGTCAAAAAATATCTGATAcagaaagaacaaaaaagaaaacaacatTCCCACCTAATAGACATGGCAAATCTAAAGTTGATACAGTTGCTGCTCCTtctgtagaaaataaaaacaaagatagAGTACCACCAAAGAATAGATCCGTGGTATATTCTTCAGAATCAGAAGGATCACCAAGTAAAGTAAAAGGAACAACAAAAAGAAAGCCACCTACTAAACCAAAAGCAACTGCTACAGTAGCACCTGTTGTTAAACAACAAAGGCTACCTGCTAAATCAGTGGCTACTACTGGTCAACAAAAAAATGTACCAAATCCGAAAACAATTGCTAACAAACCAAATAAACCTTGTG cctCTACAAGTACTAATGGAAAAGGTCCTGAGAAATCTATAAAAACGATTTCTGAACCTGtacaaaaaaagttaaaaaagaagagtatATTCAGTCCTGAGAATAGTAGTGAAAGTGACAGTGGTATTCCAACAAAAGCTAATTCGGTAAAGCCTATAAATAGTTCTACAAAATACACAAAAAATCAACAATCTAAACCAAAACCAAATGATGCAAAACAGAAAGCAGTTGCTCCAAATAGATCTA GTTTATTAACTAAATCTGCACAATCACAAAAATCAGATAGTTCTGCAAGTTCGAAAAGCTGTTCTGCAGGATCGGGTTCTTCAGCTTCCACAGATAGTAGCACAGATTCTGAATCATCAGAAAGTGTTACAAGTCCACAACcacaaacaaagaaaaaagatactcAACCAAGTACAACAATAAGTGCCACTACAAACGTTCCACCAAAGCGACCATCCGCAGCAGTTGCACCTGTAAAACCACAAAAGTGTACAAAAAGACAAA ATACAATAAAAAGCGAAGATGAAGCCGATGCATCCGCGAGTGAGAAAGAAATGGATGAACCTGGTGAAACGGGCACGTCGAAAGCAAGTATCAAAGGCAAACGAAAACTGCAGACTCGAAAAGGTAGCAAATTGCTTCAACTACAAGCAAAGGCAGCCAGCGATTCGGAATCTGATAcag CTGAGAGCAAGAGGAGTACCAGCAAATCGCCCGTTAAACGTGCTGGACCTAGTACTGCAGCCAGACATTCGTCCGCAGCCAACAGAATACCACAGAACAGTGGTACATCAAATGCTACTACTGGAAGATCAGGACAAGGCAATTATGGCCGCACACGCGTAAACAAGGAGAGAGAATGTCCCCTAGCACCAACATGCGATTCTCGGGGCCATCTCTCTGGAAAACTCGATTCGCATTTCACTTTAGAAGCTTGTCCTTTGTATCACAACACTACGCCACAAGCTTGCGC GGAATTTtataaagagaggaaaaaacgcGAAGAAGATAGGAAAAAAGCGATAGCATGCTTGGCGAAAAAATCTCCAAAAGGCTTGCACCAAACAACGGAACAGcgcaattatcaattaaaagtgagagaaatgagaaataaatggaaagGAAACACCGGCGATGGGAACGAAAGCGATAGTAGTTGTGAACTTCAGGGAAACGAGAAAGATCGTCAGCCacgattaacaaatttaacgcCAGActacgatttaaaattatttatggaagCGCAAGCGATCGCAAGCGAAAAAATC gagaaagaattaaaagaattagatTACGACGGTGAAGGCAGAAATAGTGGTGGTACACGAGTTATCGAAATGGGAAAGTGGGAAATGGAAGTATGGTATCAAAGTCCATACCCGGAGGAATTTAGTCGTGCtccaaaactttatttatgcGAATACTGTTTACGATATGCGAAAAGTCGTCAAGTTCTAAGAAGGCatcgagaaaaatgtttatggAGACATCCGCCTGGTCACGAAGTGTATAg aaaagataaaataggtGTCTGGGAAGTCGACGGGAAACGTTACAAGCAATATTGTCAAAATCTCTGTTTATTGGcaaaattctttttggatCATAAGACATTGTATTACGATGTCGagcctttccttttttacgtGATGACAATTGGCGATTCTGAAGGTTGTCACACGGTCGGATACTTTAGTAAG GAGAAAAACTCATTCCTGAATTACAACGTGTCCTGCATACTGACCCTGCCACCTTATCAACGCCAGGGATACGGCAGGCTGCTGATCGACTTCA GTTACTTATTGACCAGAGTGGAGAAAAAGATTGGCTCCCCCGAAAAACCTCTGTCGGATCTGGGCTTGATCTCGTACCGCAGCTACTGGAAGGACGTTTTGCTGCAGTACCTCTGCAACTTCGGGGGCAAGGAACTCTCCGTCAAAG ATATCAGCAAGGAGATGGCCATCGATTCGTACGATATCGTGAGCACTCTACAGGCCCTCGGTATGATGAAGTATTGGAAGGGGAAGCACATCATTCTAAAGAAACAG gaCGTGATCGACGACTACAAGGAGAGGGTGAAGAGACGAGGACCCGTCTACAAAGAGATCGATCCGGAGTGTCTGAAATGGAACCCCTTCCAGCCTCCCAAGACGCCCTCCGCCTCGAACTAA
- the LOC408793 gene encoding histone acetyltransferase KAT7 isoform X1, with the protein MTPKWKTTSSESTTTTSSGSSSSSSSSSGSESSSSDSENSSSSANSQKISDTERTKKKTTFPPNRHGKSKVDTVAAPSVENKNKDRVPPKNRSVVYSSESEGSPSKVKGTTKRKPPTKPKATATVAPVVKQQRLPAKSVATTGQQKNVPNPKTIANKPNKPCASTSTNGKGPEKSIKTISEPVQKKLKKKSIFSPENSSESDSGIPTKANSVKPINSSTKYTKNQQSKPKPNDAKQKAVAPNRSSLLTKSAQSQKSDSSASSKSCSAGSGSSASTDSSTDSESSESVTSPQPQTKKKDTQPSTTISATTNVPPKRPSAAVAPVKPQKCTKRQNTIKSEDEADASASEKEMDEPGETGTSKASIKGKRKLQTRKGSKLLQLQAKAASDSESDTGTETVACKRILQIPLIRCDLSRVAESKRSTSKSPVKRAGPSTAARHSSAANRIPQNSGTSNATTGRSGQGNYGRTRVNKERECPLAPTCDSRGHLSGKLDSHFTLEACPLYHNTTPQACAEFYKERKKREEDRKKAIACLAKKSPKGLHQTTEQRNYQLKVREMRNKWKGNTGDGNESDSSCELQGNEKDRQPRLTNLTPDYDLKLFMEAQAIASEKIEKELKELDYDGEGRNSGGTRVIEMGKWEMEVWYQSPYPEEFSRAPKLYLCEYCLRYAKSRQVLRRHREKCLWRHPPGHEVYRKDKIGVWEVDGKRYKQYCQNLCLLAKFFLDHKTLYYDVEPFLFYVMTIGDSEGCHTVGYFSKEKNSFLNYNVSCILTLPPYQRQGYGRLLIDFSYLLTRVEKKIGSPEKPLSDLGLISYRSYWKDVLLQYLCNFGGKELSVKDISKEMAIDSYDIVSTLQALGMMKYWKGKHIILKKQDVIDDYKERVKRRGPVYKEIDPECLKWNPFQPPKTPSASN; encoded by the exons ATGACTCCAAAATGGAag aCCACTAGTTCAGAATCTACCACAACAACTAGTTCTGGTTCTTCATCAAGTAGTTCTTCAAGTTCAGGCAGTGAATCTAGTTCATCTGATTCTGAAAATTCTAGCAGTTCTGCTAATAGTCAAAAAATATCTGATAcagaaagaacaaaaaagaaaacaacatTCCCACCTAATAGACATGGCAAATCTAAAGTTGATACAGTTGCTGCTCCTtctgtagaaaataaaaacaaagatagAGTACCACCAAAGAATAGATCCGTGGTATATTCTTCAGAATCAGAAGGATCACCAAGTAAAGTAAAAGGAACAACAAAAAGAAAGCCACCTACTAAACCAAAAGCAACTGCTACAGTAGCACCTGTTGTTAAACAACAAAGGCTACCTGCTAAATCAGTGGCTACTACTGGTCAACAAAAAAATGTACCAAATCCGAAAACAATTGCTAACAAACCAAATAAACCTTGTG cctCTACAAGTACTAATGGAAAAGGTCCTGAGAAATCTATAAAAACGATTTCTGAACCTGtacaaaaaaagttaaaaaagaagagtatATTCAGTCCTGAGAATAGTAGTGAAAGTGACAGTGGTATTCCAACAAAAGCTAATTCGGTAAAGCCTATAAATAGTTCTACAAAATACACAAAAAATCAACAATCTAAACCAAAACCAAATGATGCAAAACAGAAAGCAGTTGCTCCAAATAGATCTA GTTTATTAACTAAATCTGCACAATCACAAAAATCAGATAGTTCTGCAAGTTCGAAAAGCTGTTCTGCAGGATCGGGTTCTTCAGCTTCCACAGATAGTAGCACAGATTCTGAATCATCAGAAAGTGTTACAAGTCCACAACcacaaacaaagaaaaaagatactcAACCAAGTACAACAATAAGTGCCACTACAAACGTTCCACCAAAGCGACCATCCGCAGCAGTTGCACCTGTAAAACCACAAAAGTGTACAAAAAGACAAA ATACAATAAAAAGCGAAGATGAAGCCGATGCATCCGCGAGTGAGAAAGAAATGGATGAACCTGGTGAAACGGGCACGTCGAAAGCAAGTATCAAAGGCAAACGAAAACTGCAGACTCGAAAAGGTAGCAAATTGCTTCAACTACAAGCAAAGGCAGCCAGCGATTCGGAATCTGATAcag GTACGGAAACGGTAGCGTGTAAACGTATCCTGCAAATTCCGCTGATCCGGTGTGATTTATCGAGAGTAGCTGAGAGCAAGAGGAGTACCAGCAAATCGCCCGTTAAACGTGCTGGACCTAGTACTGCAGCCAGACATTCGTCCGCAGCCAACAGAATACCACAGAACAGTGGTACATCAAATGCTACTACTGGAAGATCAGGACAAGGCAATTATGGCCGCACACGCGTAAACAAGGAGAGAGAATGTCCCCTAGCACCAACATGCGATTCTCGGGGCCATCTCTCTGGAAAACTCGATTCGCATTTCACTTTAGAAGCTTGTCCTTTGTATCACAACACTACGCCACAAGCTTGCGC GGAATTTtataaagagaggaaaaaacgcGAAGAAGATAGGAAAAAAGCGATAGCATGCTTGGCGAAAAAATCTCCAAAAGGCTTGCACCAAACAACGGAACAGcgcaattatcaattaaaagtgagagaaatgagaaataaatggaaagGAAACACCGGCGATGGGAACGAAAGCGATAGTAGTTGTGAACTTCAGGGAAACGAGAAAGATCGTCAGCCacgattaacaaatttaacgcCAGActacgatttaaaattatttatggaagCGCAAGCGATCGCAAGCGAAAAAATC gagaaagaattaaaagaattagatTACGACGGTGAAGGCAGAAATAGTGGTGGTACACGAGTTATCGAAATGGGAAAGTGGGAAATGGAAGTATGGTATCAAAGTCCATACCCGGAGGAATTTAGTCGTGCtccaaaactttatttatgcGAATACTGTTTACGATATGCGAAAAGTCGTCAAGTTCTAAGAAGGCatcgagaaaaatgtttatggAGACATCCGCCTGGTCACGAAGTGTATAg aaaagataaaataggtGTCTGGGAAGTCGACGGGAAACGTTACAAGCAATATTGTCAAAATCTCTGTTTATTGGcaaaattctttttggatCATAAGACATTGTATTACGATGTCGagcctttccttttttacgtGATGACAATTGGCGATTCTGAAGGTTGTCACACGGTCGGATACTTTAGTAAG GAGAAAAACTCATTCCTGAATTACAACGTGTCCTGCATACTGACCCTGCCACCTTATCAACGCCAGGGATACGGCAGGCTGCTGATCGACTTCA GTTACTTATTGACCAGAGTGGAGAAAAAGATTGGCTCCCCCGAAAAACCTCTGTCGGATCTGGGCTTGATCTCGTACCGCAGCTACTGGAAGGACGTTTTGCTGCAGTACCTCTGCAACTTCGGGGGCAAGGAACTCTCCGTCAAAG ATATCAGCAAGGAGATGGCCATCGATTCGTACGATATCGTGAGCACTCTACAGGCCCTCGGTATGATGAAGTATTGGAAGGGGAAGCACATCATTCTAAAGAAACAG gaCGTGATCGACGACTACAAGGAGAGGGTGAAGAGACGAGGACCCGTCTACAAAGAGATCGATCCGGAGTGTCTGAAATGGAACCCCTTCCAGCCTCCCAAGACGCCCTCCGCCTCGAACTAA
- the LOC408794 gene encoding ATP-dependent RNA helicase Ddx1, with amino-acid sequence MTAFEEMGVLPEIGKAVDEMEWTLPTDVQAEAVPLILGGGDVLMAAETGSGKTGAFCLPVLQIVWETLKDLESGKMSSSSSGHHQPSAHWALSLFDRGRALAVTPDGLRCQSREQKEWHGCRANKGIQGKDKYFFEAIVTDEGLCRVGWSTSQASLDLGTDKFGFGYGGTGKKSNAKQFDNYGKSFGMHDVIGCLLNLSKGEISFTLNGADLGPAFTLNAQQKSQTFYPAVVLKNAEMSFNFGAQPFKYPPPNDYIAVASAPKEAIRENSINSNQTQSKEDGKPKCNAPQAIIMEPSRELAEQTYNQIQKFKKYLKDPVIRELLVIGGVSVKEQISVLNSGVDIIVGTPGRLEDLIQGGYLSLTHCRFFILDEADGLLKQGYTELIDRLHRQIPKITSDGKRLQMIVCSATLHAFEVKKMAERLMHFPTWVDLKGEDAVPETVHHVVVIVDPQKDKSWHNLRKCIETDGVHSRDNIRPGNNNPETLSEAVKILKGEYCIRAIKEHNMDRAIIFCRTKLDCDNLERYLKQSGGSQFSCVCLHGDRKPAERKSNLEKFKRQDVKFLICTDVAARGLDISGLPFMINITLPDEKSNYVHRIGRVGRAERMGLAISLVSKVPEKVWYHGEWCSSRGRNCYNTNLTDKGGCCIWYNEPNYLAEIEDHLNITIQQVDPDMKVPMNDFDGKVIYGEKRAAMGSNYQNHVQQMAPYVSQLSSLESKAQIWYLKRHLVKTAN; translated from the exons ATGACGGCATTTGaag aaatgggTGTCTTACCTGAAATTGGAAAGGCAGTTGATGAAATGGAATGGac aTTACCAACTGATGTCCAAGCTGAAGCAGTTCCATTAATTTTGGGTGGTGGAGATGTATTAATGGCTGCAGAAACTGGTAGTGGAAAAACTGGTGCATTTTGTTTACCAGTTTTGCAAATTGTATGGGAAACTCTAAAAGATTTAGAGTCTGGTAAAATGAGCAGTAGTTCTAGTGGTCATCATCAACCTT cTGCACATTGGGCATTAAGTTTATTTGATAGAGGTAGAGCATTAGCTGTAACTCCTGATGGTTTAAGATGTCAAAGTCGTGAACAGAAAGAATGGCATGGTTGTAGAGCAAATAAAGGAATTCAAGGGaaagacaaatatttttttgaagctATAGTAACTGATGAAGGATTATGTCGTGTAGGCTGGTCTACATCtcaa gcTTCATTAGATTTAGGAACAGATAAATTTGGTTTTGGTTATGGTGGAACTGGTAAAAAATCAAATGCAAAGCAGTTTGATAATTATGGAAAATCTTTTGGAATGCATGATGTAATTGGATGTCTTCTGAACTTATCAAAAGGTGAAATTAGTTTCACATTAAATGGAGCAGACTTAGGTCCAGCATTTACATTAAATGCACAACAAAAGTCACAGACTTTTTATCCAGCTGTGGTATTGAAAAATGCAGAAATGTCATTTAATTTTGGAGCACAACCATTTAAATATCCTCCTCCAAATGATTATATAGCTGTTGCTTCGGCACCTAAAGAAGCTATAAgagaaaattctataaatagtaACCAAACTCAAAGCAAAGAAGATGGCAAACCTAAATGTAATGCTCCTCAAGCTATAATCATGGAACCTTCAAGAGAACTTGCAGAACAAACCTATAATCAAATACAAAaa tttaaaaaatatttgaaagatccAGTTATTAGAGAATTGTTGGTTATTGGCGGAGTTAGTGTAAAAGAGCAAATTTCTGTATTAAATTCAGGTGTAGATATAATAGTTGGAACACCAGGACGTCTAGAAGATTTAATACAAGGTGGCTATTTGTCTTTAACACATTGcag attctttattttagaTGAAGCTGATGGTCTATTAAAACAAGGTTATACGGAATTAATCGATCGTTTGCACAGACAGATACCAAAAATTACATCAGATGGAAAAAGATTGCAGATGATTGTTTGTTCTGCAACTCTACATGCTTTTGAAGTAAAAAAGATGgcg GAACGTTTAATGCATTTTCCAACATGGGTAGATTTGAAAGGTGAAGATGCAGTTCCCGAAACGGTGCATCATGTTGTTGTAATAGTAGATCCACAAAAAGATAAATCTTGGCATAATTTACGAAAATGTATAGAAACTGATGGTGTCCATAGTAGAGATAATATAAGACCCGGAAATAACAACCCTG aaACACTTTCAGAagctgtaaaaatattaaaaggcGAATACTGTATTCGTGCCATCAAGGAGCATAATATGGACAGAGCCATTATATTCTGTAGAACTAAATTAGATTGCGATAATTTGGAACGATATTTGAAACAATCTGGTGGAAGCCAATTTTCATGCGTATGTTTGCATGGCGACCGAAAGCCTGCAGAACGTAAATCTAATTTAGAGAAATTCAAAAGACaagatgtaaaatttttaatatgtaccGATGTTGCAGCTAGAGGATTAGATATTTCAGGATTACCTTTCa tGATTAACATAACTCTACCTGATGAAAAATCAAACTATGTACATCGTATAGGTAGAGTTGGTAGAGCTGAACGAATGGGTCTAGCCATTTCGTTAGTTAGTAAAGTTCCTGAAAAAGTATGGTATCACGGTGAATGGTGTTCTTCTCGTGGACGAAATTGTTACAATACTAATCTTACTGATAAGGGTGGTTGTTGCATTTGGTACAATGAACCGAAC TATTTAGCTGAAATTGAAgatcatttaaatatcacaATTCAACAAGTTGATCCAGATATGAAAGTTCCAATGAATGATTTCGATGGAAAAGTTATATATGGAGAAAAAAGAGCGGCAATgg gttccaattatcaaaatcatgTTCAGCAAATGGCGCCTTACGTGTCCCAATTATCCTCTTTGGAATCTAAAGCACAAATTTGGTATCTAAAAAGACATTTGGTGAAAACGGCGAATTAA